In Phoenix dactylifera cultivar Barhee BC4 unplaced genomic scaffold, palm_55x_up_171113_PBpolish2nd_filt_p 000577F, whole genome shotgun sequence, a genomic segment contains:
- the LOC120106596 gene encoding flavonol 4'-sulfotransferase-like isoform X2 yields the protein MATELLYQKLLLIRAEDQHWSFLHPAMATYPPRSCAPIPFKVIEEQEDHPSPRRIEDYDNFISTLPLEKGWVPSRKYQGFWYPEGFLLGAMAIQQRFKARPDDLFLISFPKSGTTWLKALAFATMTRKQYPLARHPLLSLNPHDCVAYMDELFAIGQASKVEALPSPRILATHMPYSWLPDSVAGSGCRIIYIARDPKDALVSYWHFIVERSRSPQMKKIPFMEAFETFCEGKVPFGPIWDHSLEYWRESLKRTEKVLFLRYEGLLEDPVANVKRLAEFVGCPFSEEEQEGGMVEEIVRLCSIENMKSLEVNKDGKHGPIYPVAKSSFFRKGTKGDWRNHMSLEMARRLDVIIEEKLQGSGLTGWSSQA from the exons ATGGCGACAGAATTATTGTATCAGAAGTTATTGCTTATAAGAGCAGAAGATCAGCATTGGAGCTTCCTCCATCCTGCCATGGCCACTTATCCCCCTCGCTCTTGTGCCCCCATTCCGTTCAAG GTTATAGAAGAACAGGAGGACCACCCTTCTCCACGGCGTATTGAAGATTACGATAACTTCATCTCAACTCTCCCACTGGAGAAAGGATGGGTTCCTTCCAGAAAATACCAAGGCTTCTGGTACCCGGAGGGCTTTCTCCTGGGCGCCATGGCCATCCAGCAGCGCTTCAAGGCACGTCCCGACGACCTCTTCCTTATATCCTTCCCCAAATCCGGCACCACCTGGCTGAAAGCCCTCGCCTTCGCCACCATGACCCGAAAACAGTACCCTCTGGCTCGCCACCCTCTCCTAAGCCTGAACCCTCACGACTGCGTTGCTTACATGGATGAACTCTTCGCCATCGGCCAAGCCTCCAAAGTTGAAGCCTTGCCTTCACCGAGGATCCTCGCCACCCACATGCCTTACTCCTGGCTCCCGGACTCGGTCGCGGGCTCCGGCTGCAGGATTATCTATATTGCCCGGGACCCCAAGGATGCCTTGGTCTCCTATTGGCACTTCATCGTGGAGAGGTCGAGATCTCCGCAGATGAAGAAAATTCCATTTATGGAAGCCTTTGAGACTTTCTGCGAGGGGAAGGTTCCGTTTGGGCCCATATGGGACCATTCGTTGGAGTATTGGAGGGAGAGCTTAAAGAGGACCGAGAAGGTGTTGTTCCTCAGGTATGAGGGGTTGTTGGAGGATCCGGTGGCGAACGTGAAGAGGTTGGCGGAGTTCGTGGGGTGTCCGTTCTCCGAAGAGGAGCAGGAGGGAGGGATGGTGGAGGAGATTGTAAGGTTGTGCAGCATTGAGAACATGAAGAGCTTGGAGGTGAATAAGGACGGGAAACACGGGCCGATTTATCCAGTTGCCAAATCCTCGTTCTTCAGGAAAGGAACCAAGGGCGATTGGAGGAATCATATGAGTCTGGAGATGGCTCGGAGGTTGGACGTCATCATCGAGGAAAAGCTTCAGGGATCTGGTTTGACCGGTTGGAGCTCCCAAGCTTAG
- the LOC120106596 gene encoding flavonol 4'-sulfotransferase-like isoform X1, translated as MATELLYQKLLLIRAEDQHWSFLHPAMATYPPRSCAPIPFKVIEEQEDHPSPFKVIEEQEDHPSPRRIEDYDNFISTLPLEKGWVPSRKYQGFWYPEGFLLGAMAIQQRFKARPDDLFLISFPKSGTTWLKALAFATMTRKQYPLARHPLLSLNPHDCVAYMDELFAIGQASKVEALPSPRILATHMPYSWLPDSVAGSGCRIIYIARDPKDALVSYWHFIVERSRSPQMKKIPFMEAFETFCEGKVPFGPIWDHSLEYWRESLKRTEKVLFLRYEGLLEDPVANVKRLAEFVGCPFSEEEQEGGMVEEIVRLCSIENMKSLEVNKDGKHGPIYPVAKSSFFRKGTKGDWRNHMSLEMARRLDVIIEEKLQGSGLTGWSSQA; from the coding sequence ATGGCGACAGAATTATTGTATCAGAAGTTATTGCTTATAAGAGCAGAAGATCAGCATTGGAGCTTCCTCCATCCTGCCATGGCCACTTATCCCCCTCGCTCTTGTGCCCCCATTCCGTTCAAGGTTATAGAAGAACAGGAGGACCACCCTTCTCCGTTCAAGGTTATAGAAGAACAGGAGGACCACCCTTCTCCACGGCGTATTGAAGATTACGATAACTTCATCTCAACTCTCCCACTGGAGAAAGGATGGGTTCCTTCCAGAAAATACCAAGGCTTCTGGTACCCGGAGGGCTTTCTCCTGGGCGCCATGGCCATCCAGCAGCGCTTCAAGGCACGTCCCGACGACCTCTTCCTTATATCCTTCCCCAAATCCGGCACCACCTGGCTGAAAGCCCTCGCCTTCGCCACCATGACCCGAAAACAGTACCCTCTGGCTCGCCACCCTCTCCTAAGCCTGAACCCTCACGACTGCGTTGCTTACATGGATGAACTCTTCGCCATCGGCCAAGCCTCCAAAGTTGAAGCCTTGCCTTCACCGAGGATCCTCGCCACCCACATGCCTTACTCCTGGCTCCCGGACTCGGTCGCGGGCTCCGGCTGCAGGATTATCTATATTGCCCGGGACCCCAAGGATGCCTTGGTCTCCTATTGGCACTTCATCGTGGAGAGGTCGAGATCTCCGCAGATGAAGAAAATTCCATTTATGGAAGCCTTTGAGACTTTCTGCGAGGGGAAGGTTCCGTTTGGGCCCATATGGGACCATTCGTTGGAGTATTGGAGGGAGAGCTTAAAGAGGACCGAGAAGGTGTTGTTCCTCAGGTATGAGGGGTTGTTGGAGGATCCGGTGGCGAACGTGAAGAGGTTGGCGGAGTTCGTGGGGTGTCCGTTCTCCGAAGAGGAGCAGGAGGGAGGGATGGTGGAGGAGATTGTAAGGTTGTGCAGCATTGAGAACATGAAGAGCTTGGAGGTGAATAAGGACGGGAAACACGGGCCGATTTATCCAGTTGCCAAATCCTCGTTCTTCAGGAAAGGAACCAAGGGCGATTGGAGGAATCATATGAGTCTGGAGATGGCTCGGAGGTTGGACGTCATCATCGAGGAAAAGCTTCAGGGATCTGGTTTGACCGGTTGGAGCTCCCAAGCTTAG